The Hoplias malabaricus isolate fHopMal1 chromosome 9, fHopMal1.hap1, whole genome shotgun sequence genome contains a region encoding:
- the bmp15 gene encoding bone morphogenetic protein 15, whose protein sequence is MKAAGSLSFLWLCVLSALFLLLSSVTRADETMAVSPSRLGLLTPTEQGRRNRHTKQRSYSSNHQPGLPEPEEEQGLRFMRSLYHRAAAEDGRPRQRRVFGSNTVRLIPASSTQKHFQSSQNDLLYSYTVQYELEDFPLNKLLRASFIHLRSPVVPYPPVTCEAKVSSSETENDMNVVVLGPQSLWTESDITSYVSQFKGGKFVLFAQYKCLQIGQVGYAVGRWRVQRKHHPPQNHIRAPALLLFLEEEGHPMEWAKFIKAPSHSVLRARRSKEPGSIVSDIPNYKRSKNSVAKNQCKLHSYRVTFRDLGWDHWIIAPHMYNPRYCMGDCPHILHYGYNSPNHAIVQTFISELGLADIPLPSCVPYKYKPISVLMMEKNGSIVYKEYEDMVAESCTCR, encoded by the exons ATGAAGGCAGCGGGCAGTCTCTCGTTCCTCTGGCTCTGTGTGCTGTCCGCtctctttttgttgttgtcctCGGTGACACGCGCGGACGAAACGATGGCCGTCTCTCCCTCGCGACTCGGACTGTTGACTCCCACTGAGCAAGGTCGCAGAAACCGCCACACAAAACAGAGGAGCTACAGCAGCAATCACCAGCCAGGCCTTCCAGAGCCCGAAGAGGAGCAGGGTCTCCGCTTCATGCGCAGTCTTTACCACAGAGCCGCCGCTGAGGACGGTAGGCCTAGGCAGCGCAGAGTGTTTGGGTCCAACACCGTCAGACTCATTCCCGCCTCCAGCACCCAAAAACACTTCCAGTCCTCACAGAACG ACCTGCTGTACTCTTACACTGTACAGTATGAGTTAGAAGACTTCCCACTGAACAAACTGCTGAGGGCATCTTTCATTCACCTGAGGTCACCTGTGGTACCATACCCCCCTGTTACATGCGAGGCCAAAGTGTCATCATCTGAGACTGAAAATGACATGAATGTTGTTGTCCTGGGCCCTCAAAGTTTGTGGACTGAATCAGATATCACATCCTATGTGTCTCAGTTTAAAGGTGGCAAGTTTGTGCTCTTTGCCCAGTACAAATGTCTGCAGATTGGCCAGGTTGGATATGCTGTTGGAAGATGGAGGGTTCAGAGGAAACATCACCCACCGCAAAACCACATAAGAGCCCCTGCTTTGCTTCTCTTCCTGGAAGAAGAGGGACATCCTATGGAATGGGCAAAGTTCATCAAAGCCCCTTCTCACTCTGTCTTGAGGGCCCGCCGGTCCAAAGAACCTGGCAGCATTGTTTCAGACATTCCCAACTACAAACGAAGCAAGAACAGTGTGGCCAAGAACCAATGTAAGTTGCATTCATACCGTGTGACTTTCCGTGACCTGGGCTGGGACCACTGGATCATTGCACCACACATGTACAACCCTCGCTACTGTATGGGCGACTGCCCCCATATTTTGCATTATGGCTACAACTCACCCAATCATGCCATCGTGCAGACCTTCATCAGCGAGCTGGGCTTGGCTGACATCCCACTGCCTTCATGTGTGCCATACAAATACAAACCTATCAGTGTGCTGATGATGGAGAAGAACGGCAGCATTGTCTACAAGGAGTATGAGGACATGGTGGCAGAGTCCTGCACCTGTAGATGA